TGGCGAACTTTTTTGGAAAATAGCGATTAAAAGCGAGGAATTTATTAAAGAATCAATTTTTACCCCGTCAGTACGGAGACTATCAAGAAGAATATTACGTTGCAAAGTGATAATTGCACCAACTTTATTTTTGGACAAATATTTAACTGCAAAATAAAGTTCATAAACTATTTTTCTTTGTGTAGATATGCCTAAATCAACAAAACTACGACTAACCTTGTTTTTATGCAGTGTTTTTATATGATTGTAAACAAAAAAGACTGCAAAAAAAAGACCTAAAACTAGGGTTAATGCTGAAATTATCAAAACAACAATATCTAAATCCATAATAGCCCCTTTTTTACTTTATTTAAAATATTATATATTAATTTTTTGTTTTTGACAAACAATTAATTTTAATTATTTTTTACAGCTTTTTACTCCCGAGTTTCCCAGCTTGATCAGATAATCTAAAAAATTGTCTGGTTTTGGGGACTTTTTAAGACTCACGAAAAAAAAATCTACTTGCTAATCCAAATAAAGCAAACTAAAAAAGTTAAAATTTTGACTTAAAAAGCAAAATTATGAAATTTTTAAACTGCTTTTTTAGTTTAAAATACTGACAAAAACCATAAAAAAACAACTACTATTTAAACTCAATGCAAATAGAAAACTCGTTTTTACTTACATTGAGCCTAAAAAAATATATGAAGTTTTGAAAGAACAATAATCAAAAGCCTTAAATTTATAGATTTCTAAACGGGTAAATCTAAGGCATTCCATCATATTTAAAAATATAATGGAAAATTCGCACTATCAAAGCACATTAGACAAAAAACATAACTAATTCCCCCTTAATTCTAATATCGATTTATTAATTATTCTTAAGCGAGATTTATTATAACATAATTTTATTTTAGACCAAGCATTTTTTTTTTTTTTTGCAAAGTGTTAATTTCAAAATTATAAAAATTAAGATTTTAGCTAAAAAAACCCGGATTTACCGGCATTTTTGCCTATTTGCATTCACTAAAAAGTCAATTTTGCCATCAAAGCCAAACTCAGGACAAACAATTATTTTTAATTATTTTTTTTAGTATTTAACTTTTTAAAAAAAATATAAACCCCTTTTTCCTAAAAATTTTTAAGAAAAAAGGAGTTTATATAAAAGATTAAACAATGTAAATTTTTTAAATAATACCAGCACCGTATAAAATAAACATAATCACAACAACAAGAATTACAGCAATCAAGGCAAAAACGATAAATCATAAAACATAAGAAGGAAGACCTCAAATTGTTGATTTTTCGGTTGCAACGATAATAATTTCTTCATCTTCATCCACGCTTGAAGTTGAAGCGGCAATTACGCGGGTAGCCTCATCAACACTTAAGTCACCAAGTCCAACTGAAAGTCCGCCAGATGATTGGACATTATAACCACCAAAGCCACGTTTTGTGTTAAATAATTCATCATCAACGATTGAACTGTGATCACTACGGTTAAGATCTAGGAAAGCTTGATAGACAATTCCTTGGAATAATGGGATAATTGCTGGAAATTTATTTAGTTCAAAAGTCCCAATTTGTGGATAATAAGGGTGAATTTTGACTCAAGAATAATCAAGAACTGGCTCAACTATTTGCGGAATTTCAACTATTTCAATCCGGGGAGGCTCGACTATTTCAATTTTAGGAATATCAACTATTTCAACAATTTTTTCATGAACAATTGGGCGTCCGTGTTTTAAAACTGAAAGTGGATCGATGTGATTGAAACTATCAGGGTGATTTCAGAAATTAATTACTTTTAGTAAATAGTCAATTGAAATTCCTTTTTTGGCAAAAAGGTATTTACATGCTGGACAATTTTTGGCCTCAAGTAAAAAAGTACGATACTTTTGACAAAAACGGCAAGAATAAACATGTAAACAAGAGGAACAATTTTGATTAAAAAGTGAATCTGACTCAAATAAATTATATCTTAAAAGTGCTCGAGATTCATAATAAGGATAAAATGAAAGTTCAGCAATTTTTTGTTCAATGTCGATATTTTTGCTTTTAAGAATTAGCTGGCATGCTTGACATTTTCGGGCTTCACGATAATAAGCAGCTAATTTTCGACACTTTGGACAGAAGAAATTATGATTGCAAGCCGGACAAGGTGAATTATAAGTTTGCTGTCAAATTAATGAGGTTAATTTTTGGAGATCATTTGTTCTTAGTTCTTTTAATTTTTTCTCAAGGTCAAAGTTTTGCTGCTTAAATTTAGCAAGGCAGGCTGGACAATTTTTGGCCTCAAGTAAATAAGTTGCATATTTTTGACATCACTGACAAGATGCATTATGAAAACAAGCCTTACATTTGATATTATTTGCTAAATTATTATTATAATATGAATTGCTTCGGAGTAAATTTATTTTAGCATCAAGGTCAAAATTTTGCTCCTTAAATTTAGCAAGGCAGGCTGGACAATTTTTGGCCTCAAGTAAATAGGTACGATATTTTTGACACCAAGGGCAAGTCGCATTATGGTTGCAAGCTTTGCAATTTACAGTTAATTTTAATGAAGCTAAATGACTAAAATATGAATTATCACGAAGTAAATTTAGTTTAGCGTCAATGTCAAAATTTTGCTCCTTAAATTTAGCAAGGCAGGCTGGACAATTTTTGGCCTCAAGTAAATAGGTACGATATTTTTGACACCAAGGGCAAGTTGCATTATGGTTGCAAGCAACGCACTTACTAAAATAAGGGTTTTTTAATAAATAAGAGGGATAGCTCGGATGTGAAAGTTCACGAATTTTTTGGCTAATACTAATATTTTTAGCTTCAAAAAGTGCCTTACATTTAGGACAATTTTGAGCCTCATTTAAATAAGTGCGATATCTTTGACACCAAGAACAAAGGGCATTATGAACACAAGTTTTGCAAATTTTTGGTTCTTTTTTGGAATAACTAAGACTTTTTTGGGCTGGAAGTCTTAGTTGGGAAATTTTTTCAAGATAGTCAAAATTTTTTTGCTTAAATCTATCAAGGCAAGCTGGACAATTTTTGGCTTCAATTAAATAAGTACGATATCTTTGACATCAAGAACAACTTTTATTATGTCCACAAGTCTGACAAGAATGAGATGAGTCTGAATTTTCAGGAGAAAAATCGCAATATTCTGAATGAATTTGGTGATTTTCTTCTTGAGCAAAATTATTAGTTGTTTTTGACGAATAAATTTGATCTTCGGACTGATCATGATCAGAGTGATTATCT
The DNA window shown above is from Mesomycoplasma ovipneumoniae and carries:
- a CDS encoding diadenylate cyclase; protein product: MDLDIVVLIISALTLVLGLFFAVFFVYNHIKTLHKNKVSRSFVDLGISTQRKIVYELYFAVKYLSKNKVGAIITLQRNILLDSLRTDGVKIDSLINSSLLIAIFQKSSPLHDGAVIIVDDRILYASTYFSVSESTLEDRYGARHRAALGISEVSDSITVVVSEQSGEVVIVRDANFFKVTNLETFTEVLTKELNSSQTNTAKK